The following proteins come from a genomic window of Elgaria multicarinata webbii isolate HBS135686 ecotype San Diego chromosome 10, rElgMul1.1.pri, whole genome shotgun sequence:
- the MSMO1 gene encoding methylsterol monooxygenase 1, translated as MMVQNRAMATNDSGILNSAYLAMEYIDSFLPENPLQQPFNNVWVYMLNNYTKFQIATWGSLLIHELSYFLLCLPGFVFQFIPYMQKYKIQQDKWETWERQWKCFKTIIFNQFCIQLPLMCGTYYFTEYFNIPYDWESMPRWYLLLAQCLGCAVIEDTWHYFLHRLLHHKRLYKYIHKVHHEFVAPFGLQAEYAHPLETLILGAGFFIGIMVFCNHVVFLWAWLICRLMETIDVHSGYDIPLNPLHLVPFYAGSRFHDFHHKNFTGNYASTFTWWDKLFGTDSQYNSYTEKVKKEDHIVEKKTK; from the exons ATGATGGTCCAGAACAGAGCAATGGCAACTAACGACAGTGGCATTTTGAATTCTGCTTACCTGGCCATGGAATACATAGACTCTTTCTTGCCTGAGAACCCACTACAACAGCCATTTAACAATGTTTGGGTGTATATGCTGAATAACTACACTAAATTCCAGATTGCAACATGGGGATCACTTCTCATTCATGAACTTTCCTATTTTTTACTGTGTTTGCCTGGATTTGTATTTCAGTTTATACCTTACAtgcaaaagtataaaatacaacag GATAAGTGGGAAACATGGGAAAGACAATGGAAATGTTTCAAAACAATTATATTCAATCAGTTCTGTATTCAGCTGCCTCTGATGTGTGGCACCTATTATTTCACAGAATACTTCAATATTCCTTATGATTGGGAAAGCATGCCAAGATG gTATTTGCTGCTTGCCCAGTGTCTTGGATGTGCTGTGATTGAGGATACCTGGCATTATTTTCTGCATCGACTTCTGCATCACAAGAGACTATATAAGTACATCCACAAAGTGCATCATGAATTTGTG GCTCCATTTGggttgcaagctgaatatgcACATCCTCTAGAAACCCTTATCCTTGGGGCTGGATTTTTCATTGGAATAATGGTCTTTTGTAATCATGTGGTTTTTCTATGGGCATGGCTAATTTGTCGTTTGATGGAGACCATTGATGTCCACAG TGGCTACGATATTCCTCTAAATCCTTTGCATTTGGTGCCTTTCTATGCCGGGTCTCGCTTTCACGACTTCCACCATAAGAACTTCACTGGCAACTATGCATCAACCTTCACCTGGTGGGATAAGCTCTTCGGTACAGATTCTCAGTACAACTCTTACACAGAGAAAGTGAAGAAAGAGGATCACATAGTGGAAAAGAAGACAAAATAA